A genomic window from Candidatus Kouleothrix ribensis includes:
- a CDS encoding exo-alpha-sialidase produces the protein MSGVRVLVGTRKGAFILASDARRQSWDVSGPHFAGWEIYHLKGSPVDPNRLYASQSSGWFGQMIQRSDDGGATWATVGNEFVYDGIPGTHQWYDGTQHPWEFKRVWHLEPSLTDPDTVYAGVEDAAMFRSTDGGTTWHELSGLRMHTSGPSWQPGAGGMCLHTILLDPSTPGRIFVAISAAGAFRSDDGGTTWQPINRGLRSEFMPNPEAEVGHCVHNLAMNASRPGVLFMQKHWDVMRSDNAGEQWYEVSGNLPSDFGFPIAVHAHEPDTVYVVPIKSDSEHFPPDGKLRVYRSRTGGNEWEPLTNGLPQSDCYVNVLRDAMAVDRLDSCGVYFGTTGGQVYASADSGDSWAPIVRDLPAVLSVEVQTLP, from the coding sequence ATGAGCGGTGTACGCGTACTGGTGGGCACGCGCAAGGGCGCCTTCATTCTGGCATCGGATGCCAGGCGGCAGAGTTGGGATGTGAGCGGCCCGCACTTCGCGGGCTGGGAGATCTACCACCTCAAGGGGTCGCCGGTTGATCCGAATCGGCTGTACGCCTCGCAGTCTAGCGGCTGGTTCGGGCAGATGATCCAGCGCTCCGACGACGGCGGCGCAACATGGGCTACGGTCGGTAACGAATTCGTGTACGACGGCATCCCCGGCACGCACCAGTGGTACGATGGAACCCAACATCCCTGGGAGTTCAAGCGCGTCTGGCATCTCGAGCCATCGCTGACCGACCCGGACACAGTGTATGCCGGGGTCGAAGACGCAGCCATGTTCCGCAGCACCGATGGCGGCACCACCTGGCACGAGCTATCGGGGCTGCGCATGCACACCTCCGGGCCATCCTGGCAGCCAGGCGCCGGTGGCATGTGCCTGCACACCATCTTGCTCGACCCCAGCACCCCCGGCCGGATCTTCGTCGCGATCTCGGCCGCCGGCGCCTTCCGCAGCGACGACGGCGGCACCACCTGGCAGCCGATCAATCGTGGCTTGCGCTCGGAGTTCATGCCCAACCCCGAGGCCGAGGTCGGCCACTGCGTTCATAACCTGGCCATGAACGCATCGCGGCCAGGCGTGCTGTTTATGCAGAAGCACTGGGATGTGATGCGCAGCGACAATGCCGGCGAGCAATGGTACGAGGTCAGCGGCAACCTGCCCTCCGACTTTGGCTTCCCGATCGCGGTGCATGCGCACGAGCCCGACACCGTCTATGTGGTGCCGATCAAGAGCGATTCCGAGCATTTCCCGCCCGATGGCAAGCTGCGCGTGTACCGCAGCCGCACCGGAGGAAACGAGTGGGAGCCGCTGACCAACGGGTTGCCGCAGAGCGACTGCTACGTGAATGTGCTGCGCGATGCCATGGCCGTCGACCGGCTCGACTCGTGCGGGGTGTACTTCGGCACCACCGGCGGGCAGGTGTACGCCTCGGCCGATAGCGGCGACAGCTGGGCGCCGATTGTGCGCGATCTCCCGGCGGTGCTTTCGGTCGAGGTGCAAACACTGCCATGA
- a CDS encoding aldehyde ferredoxin oxidoreductase, whose translation MSLRVLRVLLDTQQTALEQLPDEVEQGYLGGRGAATWLLANRLDPATGPLAPANLLIFSAGAIAGMGLPATGGFIASTRSPITRLIAHAWAQGGWGGALRQAGYDLLVLEQQCQEWSYLQINDGQVQIHPADELLGLDTLATSRVLQQKLGDDYLVICLGPAGEAGVVYSSIVAEGTYMAEPAGAGAIMARKHVKAIAVRGTHQLPLVDSARAAAVIAGIQRRIASSDLAAGIRKYGSLFYSTYANEWGALTGRNGQQGRLMHSAALSRDVFAQRGKREPRGCVGCPLQCYTSYAKRSGEPMAYPELEALAGFGGWCGITNADSLIYANDLCLRLGLDVVGTSATIGFMMECQQRGLNRSGTLPWGDDDAVLAAIERLGQRQEKRDVLSLGVGEMKEIFFGSEEFAPQVKGLAMPALDPRAMHEIALALATAPIGGDYRYAMAYEELLAEPPAWLPDEPSHPQAIKGKAVRLIWHERFAAALDAAGVCRRLALMAYQMMPAELTELIAAALGRSFTGGELARLGERIVTVERLVARREPTADTLPARWCEVPLGEGRAAGHLPALDDLLGEYYRRHGWDEAGDPTPAQLAELGIS comes from the coding sequence ATGTCGCTCCGCGTGCTGCGGGTACTGCTCGATACACAGCAAACTGCGCTCGAACAGCTGCCCGACGAGGTCGAGCAGGGCTACCTGGGTGGGCGCGGCGCCGCAACGTGGCTGCTCGCCAATCGGCTCGACCCCGCCACCGGCCCGTTGGCGCCCGCCAATTTGCTGATCTTCAGCGCCGGGGCGATTGCAGGCATGGGCCTGCCGGCCACTGGCGGCTTCATCGCCAGCACGCGCTCGCCGATCACACGGCTGATTGCGCACGCCTGGGCCCAGGGCGGCTGGGGCGGCGCGCTCCGCCAGGCCGGCTACGATCTGCTGGTGCTTGAGCAGCAGTGCCAGGAATGGAGCTACCTGCAGATCAACGATGGGCAGGTGCAGATCCACCCGGCCGACGAGCTACTCGGGCTCGATACGCTTGCCACATCGCGCGTACTACAGCAGAAGCTTGGCGACGATTACCTGGTGATATGCCTTGGCCCGGCCGGAGAGGCCGGTGTGGTGTATAGCAGCATTGTGGCCGAAGGCACCTATATGGCCGAGCCGGCCGGCGCCGGCGCGATCATGGCCCGCAAGCATGTCAAAGCCATTGCTGTGCGCGGTACGCACCAGCTGCCGCTCGTCGATTCGGCGCGTGCGGCGGCGGTGATCGCCGGCATCCAGCGGCGGATCGCCAGCAGCGATCTGGCCGCCGGCATCCGCAAGTATGGCAGCCTGTTCTACAGCACCTACGCCAACGAGTGGGGGGCGCTCACCGGCAGAAACGGCCAGCAGGGCCGGCTGATGCATAGCGCGGCGCTCTCGCGCGATGTGTTTGCCCAGCGGGGCAAGCGCGAGCCACGTGGTTGTGTGGGCTGCCCACTCCAGTGCTACACCAGCTACGCTAAGCGCAGCGGCGAGCCGATGGCCTACCCCGAGCTCGAGGCGTTGGCCGGCTTCGGCGGCTGGTGCGGCATCACGAATGCCGACTCGCTGATCTACGCGAACGACCTGTGCCTGCGCCTGGGCCTCGATGTGGTGGGCACCAGCGCCACGATCGGCTTTATGATGGAGTGCCAGCAGCGCGGGCTGAATCGCTCGGGCACATTGCCATGGGGCGACGACGACGCCGTGCTGGCGGCGATCGAGCGGCTCGGCCAGCGCCAGGAAAAGCGCGATGTGCTCTCGCTGGGCGTGGGCGAGATGAAAGAGATCTTTTTCGGTAGCGAAGAGTTCGCACCACAGGTCAAGGGCCTGGCTATGCCGGCGCTCGACCCGCGCGCTATGCACGAGATCGCGCTCGCGCTGGCCACCGCGCCGATCGGCGGCGATTACCGCTATGCCATGGCCTACGAGGAGCTGCTGGCCGAGCCACCAGCCTGGCTGCCCGATGAACCCTCGCATCCGCAGGCGATCAAGGGCAAGGCCGTGCGCCTGATCTGGCACGAGCGCTTCGCCGCCGCGCTCGACGCGGCGGGTGTGTGCCGGCGGCTGGCGCTGATGGCCTACCAGATGATGCCGGCAGAGCTGACTGAGCTGATCGCGGCGGCACTGGGCCGCTCGTTCACCGGCGGCGAGCTGGCCCGGCTGGGCGAGCGGATTGTGACGGTCGAGCGCCTGGTGGCCCGCCGCGAGCCAACCGCCGATACGCTGCCGGCGCGCTGGTGCGAGGTGCCGCTTGGCGAGGGGCGCGCGGCCGGGCATCTGCCCGCGCTCGACGACCTGCTCGGCGAGTACTACCGGCGGCACGGCTGGGACGAGGCCGGCGACCCGACGCCCGCGCAGCTGGCCGAGCTTGGCATCTCGTGA
- a CDS encoding sirohydrochlorin cobaltochelatase, producing MPREQPIASAAALTPELRPVAESRRAVMLIGHGSLRPDAGAAMIRLAARAEVAGVAPMVVAGFLNDRRPTFAEALARCIHMGADAVIVQPYFLGPGRLIHEDLAQLVEAARLAHPGLVLRMAQPFGSHPALARLVLKRALEADYLAANPHIAIAGSPRALDDGAGWQPLHMRQRTGLLIMAHGSANAQANRPVYQIARQVRASRRYAATTVCFLERSKPGIPEAAAAMAQRGIDQIIAVPYFLHAGKHVCVDLPMQIEAARMYTRHGTIILAEHLGYDRLLVPVIADRVAEMWRANAPG from the coding sequence ATGCCACGCGAACAACCAATCGCCAGCGCGGCCGCGCTCACGCCCGAGCTGCGCCCGGTGGCCGAATCGCGCCGGGCGGTGATGCTGATCGGCCATGGCAGCCTGCGGCCCGACGCAGGTGCCGCGATGATCCGCCTGGCCGCGCGCGCCGAGGTGGCCGGGGTGGCGCCCATGGTTGTGGCCGGGTTTCTCAACGACCGCCGGCCGACATTTGCCGAAGCATTGGCGCGCTGCATCCACATGGGCGCCGACGCTGTGATCGTGCAGCCCTATTTTCTGGGGCCGGGAAGATTGATACACGAGGATCTCGCGCAGCTGGTTGAGGCGGCCCGGCTGGCGCATCCGGGCTTGGTGCTGCGCATGGCCCAGCCGTTCGGCAGCCACCCCGCGCTGGCGCGGCTGGTGCTCAAGCGCGCGCTCGAGGCCGACTACCTGGCCGCCAACCCGCACATCGCAATCGCCGGTAGCCCACGCGCGCTCGACGATGGTGCCGGCTGGCAGCCGCTGCACATGCGCCAGCGCACGGGGCTGCTGATCATGGCCCACGGTAGCGCCAATGCACAGGCCAACCGGCCGGTCTACCAGATCGCCCGGCAGGTGCGCGCCAGCCGCCGCTATGCGGCCACCACAGTCTGCTTTCTCGAGCGGAGCAAGCCTGGCATCCCCGAGGCTGCGGCGGCTATGGCGCAGCGCGGAATCGACCAGATCATCGCCGTACCTTACTTTCTGCATGCCGGCAAGCACGTCTGCGTAGATCTGCCCATGCAGATCGAGGCGGCGCGCATGTACACTCGGCATGGCACGATCATCCTCGCCGAGCATCTAGGCTACGATCGCCTGCTCGTGCCGGTGATTGCCGACCGGGTGGCCGAGATGTGGCGCGCGAACGCACCAGGCTAG
- a CDS encoding aspartate aminotransferase family protein → MHDLLHATAARAAQYLAGLDTRSVAPTAEALAGLAALGGPLPDTPTDPAAVLALLDQAGSPATVASAGGRYYGFVVGGTLPAALAASWLATAWDQNAGMAVLSPVSAALETIAQGWLLDMLALPPEAGVGFVTGATMANFCGLAAARHALLQRAGWDVAARGLFGAPPITVVVGDEVHVSLLKSLSLLGLGRERVVRVPVDRQGRMRPDRLPALDGPAIVCLQAGNVDTGACDPADEICAIARDAGAWVHVDGAFGLWLRAAPARMHLVGGLADADSWATDAHKWLNVPYDSGLVICRQPAHLRAAMSVSAAYLDQQDTRGEPYQYTPEMSRRARGVAVWAALRTLGRAGLADLIERSCRHAARFAEGLRAAGYQVLNDVVSNQVLVAFGDDAATRRVIAAIQAEGTCWCGGTVWQGQAAMRISVSSWATTEDDVERSLASMLRCAAQA, encoded by the coding sequence ATGCACGATCTTCTTCACGCAACCGCCGCGCGCGCGGCGCAGTACCTGGCGGGCCTCGATACACGCAGCGTCGCGCCTACCGCCGAGGCGCTGGCCGGGCTGGCCGCGCTCGGCGGGCCGTTGCCCGACACGCCAACCGACCCGGCCGCAGTGCTGGCGCTGCTCGACCAGGCCGGATCACCGGCCACCGTCGCTTCCGCCGGCGGGCGCTACTACGGCTTTGTGGTCGGGGGGACGCTGCCGGCCGCACTGGCGGCCAGCTGGCTGGCTACCGCCTGGGATCAGAACGCCGGGATGGCAGTGCTCTCGCCAGTCAGCGCGGCGTTGGAGACGATCGCGCAGGGCTGGCTGCTCGATATGCTCGCACTACCGCCCGAGGCTGGCGTTGGGTTTGTGACCGGCGCAACAATGGCGAATTTTTGTGGCCTCGCCGCCGCCCGGCATGCGCTGCTACAGCGGGCCGGCTGGGATGTCGCGGCGCGCGGGCTGTTTGGCGCGCCGCCGATCACCGTCGTCGTTGGCGACGAGGTGCATGTGAGCCTGCTTAAATCGCTGAGCCTGCTGGGCCTAGGGCGCGAGCGCGTTGTGCGCGTGCCCGTCGATCGGCAGGGCCGCATGCGCCCCGACCGGCTGCCCGCCCTCGATGGCCCGGCGATCGTTTGCCTGCAGGCCGGCAATGTCGACACAGGCGCCTGCGACCCGGCCGACGAGATCTGTGCAATCGCCCGCGACGCTGGCGCCTGGGTGCATGTTGATGGTGCTTTTGGGCTATGGCTACGGGCCGCGCCCGCGCGCATGCACCTGGTTGGCGGGCTGGCCGATGCCGACTCGTGGGCTACTGATGCCCATAAATGGCTGAACGTGCCGTACGACAGCGGGCTGGTGATCTGCCGGCAGCCCGCGCATCTGCGCGCGGCGATGTCGGTGAGCGCCGCCTATCTCGATCAGCAGGATACGCGCGGCGAGCCGTACCAATACACCCCCGAGATGTCGCGGCGCGCGCGGGGCGTAGCGGTGTGGGCGGCGCTGCGCACGCTCGGGCGCGCCGGCCTGGCCGACCTGATCGAGCGCAGCTGCCGGCACGCGGCGCGCTTTGCAGAAGGGCTGCGCGCGGCTGGCTACCAGGTGCTGAACGACGTTGTGAGCAACCAGGTGCTGGTTGCCTTCGGCGACGACGCAGCCACCCGGCGGGTGATCGCCGCCATCCAGGCCGAGGGCACCTGCTGGTGTGGTGGCACCGTCTGGCAGGGGCAGGCCGCAATGCGGATCAGCGTCTCGTCGTGGGCCACCACCGAAGACGATGTTGAGCGCAGCCTGGCATCGATGCTGCGGTGCGCCGCGCAAGCCTGA
- a CDS encoding methyltransferase domain-containing protein — translation MVATQTPPDLTAVKSRQQATWSSGDYAVIGTTLAITGELLCEAVDLRPDQRVLDVAAGNGNATLAAARRWGHVTSTDYVPALLERGRAKAVAEHLPVTFQEADAEQLPFADSSFDVVLSVFGVMFTPNQEQAARELLRVCRPGGKIGLANWTPEGFIGHIFRTIGKYIPPAAGLKPPALWGTEERLGELFGDGIAELAVKRRFFVFRYRSAEHWLEVFRTYYGPVLKAFAALDAAGQASLASDLTEVLQRFNRGGSDTLTISSEYLEVVATRS, via the coding sequence ATGGTAGCCACACAAACCCCACCCGATCTCACGGCGGTGAAGAGCCGCCAACAGGCCACCTGGTCGTCGGGCGATTACGCCGTGATTGGCACGACCCTGGCGATCACCGGCGAGCTGCTGTGTGAAGCCGTCGATCTGCGCCCCGACCAGCGTGTGCTCGACGTGGCGGCCGGCAACGGCAATGCCACACTCGCCGCCGCGCGCCGCTGGGGCCACGTCACCTCGACCGACTATGTGCCGGCGTTGCTCGAGCGCGGGCGCGCCAAGGCGGTGGCCGAGCACCTGCCGGTGACATTCCAGGAAGCCGACGCCGAGCAGCTGCCGTTCGCCGATAGCTCGTTCGATGTAGTGCTCTCGGTGTTTGGTGTGATGTTTACGCCAAACCAGGAGCAGGCGGCCCGCGAGCTGCTGCGCGTCTGCCGGCCCGGCGGTAAGATTGGCCTGGCGAACTGGACACCTGAGGGCTTCATCGGCCACATCTTCCGCACGATCGGTAAGTACATTCCCCCAGCCGCCGGGCTCAAACCGCCCGCGCTGTGGGGCACCGAAGAGCGGCTGGGCGAGCTCTTCGGCGATGGCATCGCAGAACTGGCGGTCAAGCGGCGCTTCTTCGTATTCCGCTATCGCTCGGCCGAGCACTGGCTAGAGGTCTTCCGCACGTATTATGGGCCAGTGCTGAAAGCCTTTGCCGCACTCGACGCCGCCGGCCAGGCCAGCCTGGCCAGTGATCTGACCGAGGTTCTGCAACGCTTCAATCGGGGCGGAAGCGATACACTGACCATATCGAGCGAGTATCTCGAAGTGGTGGCGACGCGCAGCTGA
- a CDS encoding DinB family protein translates to MDVREPIISQYGAALEMLKQSILACPVALWHNPDDRTPFWQIAYHALFFTHLYVQESEQAFSPWPGHREAYRFENEAPAQPTEPATKATVLEYLVFCQQQVADNVSAMVLDAASGFDWLPFTKFELQLYSIRHIQQHAGELMQRLGQRAIDIDWVGSYRANVDR, encoded by the coding sequence ATGGATGTCCGCGAACCGATCATCTCGCAATACGGCGCTGCACTCGAAATGCTCAAGCAGTCGATTCTAGCCTGCCCGGTAGCGCTCTGGCACAATCCTGATGATCGCACCCCGTTTTGGCAGATCGCCTATCACGCGCTGTTTTTTACGCACCTGTACGTCCAGGAGTCCGAGCAAGCATTCAGCCCCTGGCCGGGGCATCGCGAAGCCTACCGATTCGAAAATGAAGCACCTGCGCAGCCCACCGAGCCGGCGACCAAAGCGACGGTGCTGGAATACCTTGTCTTCTGCCAGCAGCAGGTCGCCGACAATGTGTCGGCCATGGTGCTGGATGCAGCTTCGGGTTTTGACTGGCTGCCATTCACGAAATTCGAACTCCAGCTGTACTCGATTCGCCACATTCAGCAGCATGCCGGCGAATTAATGCAGCGCCTGGGGCAGCGCGCAATCGACATCGATTGGGTTGGGAGCTATCGCGCCAACGTTGATCGGTAG
- a CDS encoding AAA family ATPase yields MTSIDRELIGRQREQAELDQMLAATGRGAGGIVLLAGEAGVGKTSLLEACLAHSGFLVLKGQTSEIATPPYGPLAAALRAYLRMHPGGLAACGPLAPHLALLLPELGAQPAHTDPATLVEAICRAFATIAQAMPAVLVLDDLQWADNATLELLPTLASALEHERLLLVGTYRSDEIGRGHPLRRLRNDLRRARLLREIVVEPLDLAGTAALAARMFGHSPGPALAATLYDRTEGLPLFVQELAAALALPGRLRQSEAGIELAPGADLPIPDTLRDAVLLRLDGLPGPALRLLDFAAMVGRAFDLALVAELAGSSDGFDILLERGLLVEVEPGRAAFRHALTREAIYSDIAWARRRALHRQLAERLQAAGAAPLAIAQHWLAAKELERARVALLAAATQAYMIHAYRDAASAAQRALELWPDSVDEAQRLDMLDQLGHCAQLCGMLAEAARAWREAADGRRQTGDLPAWAATERKLANVAELQGHWERALAAREAAANAFAASDLPAEATIERLSAAAHLRSAGRYRAALELLPSATEEAVQAGRPDLYARIMGIEGNIRARMGQVPEGLVLVQHGLTLALEHNLASAVAEIYQRLADSLEHAGDYTGAKATYLTAFDFCQAHAIPSTAQLCVACLTAVLRQTGEWERATTLCREVLAAPHSSAHARAVASGQLGSLYALRGQPRLAQPLLLESAALAQQIELAGMELLTAWGLALLHELNGAHAMAAERCRFILHRWEQIEDIHYAVPALRWAASFFAITRADADARACANALAGIASATGQAEALSALAHALGEIALLDGDPQLAIQQFRQSLDLLRDLVVPFCYAGTQWRAGMACAAANQREAAVAHLASAYRTARKLGARPLATRIAQALDALGEPISERLGQGAAGRFRSGDLTRRQREILQLVAQGHSNAEIARTLVLSPRTVEMHVANMLAILDSRSRAEAVRRATELGLLKSTV; encoded by the coding sequence GTGACATCAATTGACCGCGAACTGATCGGGCGCCAGCGCGAGCAGGCCGAGTTAGATCAGATGCTGGCCGCGACCGGCCGGGGCGCTGGTGGGATTGTGCTACTGGCGGGTGAGGCGGGCGTGGGCAAGACAAGCCTGCTTGAGGCATGCCTGGCCCACAGTGGCTTTCTCGTGCTCAAAGGCCAAACCAGCGAAATCGCAACCCCGCCGTATGGCCCGCTTGCCGCCGCCCTGCGCGCCTACCTTCGTATGCACCCTGGTGGCCTGGCCGCTTGCGGCCCGCTCGCGCCACACCTGGCCCTGCTGCTGCCCGAGCTGGGTGCGCAGCCGGCCCACACCGATCCTGCGACGCTGGTCGAGGCGATCTGCCGCGCCTTTGCGACGATCGCGCAGGCCATGCCGGCGGTGCTGGTGCTCGACGATCTGCAGTGGGCCGACAACGCCACGCTCGAGCTGCTGCCAACACTGGCGAGCGCGCTCGAGCACGAGCGGCTGCTGCTCGTTGGCACCTACCGGAGTGACGAGATTGGGCGTGGGCATCCACTGCGGCGATTGCGTAACGACCTGCGCCGGGCGCGCTTGCTGCGTGAAATCGTGGTCGAGCCGCTCGACCTTGCAGGCACAGCTGCGCTGGCCGCACGCATGTTTGGCCATTCGCCCGGCCCAGCGCTGGCCGCCACACTCTACGATCGAACCGAGGGCTTGCCATTGTTTGTTCAGGAACTGGCCGCCGCCCTGGCGTTGCCTGGCCGGCTACGCCAGAGCGAGGCCGGCATCGAGCTGGCGCCTGGCGCAGATTTGCCCATCCCCGACACGCTGCGCGACGCGGTGCTGCTGCGCCTGGATGGCCTGCCTGGCCCGGCGCTGCGGCTGCTCGACTTCGCCGCGATGGTCGGGCGCGCGTTCGACCTGGCGCTGGTGGCCGAGCTGGCGGGTAGCAGCGACGGGTTTGACATCCTGCTCGAACGCGGGCTGCTGGTTGAGGTCGAGCCTGGCCGGGCGGCGTTTCGGCACGCGCTCACCCGCGAAGCGATCTATAGTGATATCGCATGGGCACGCCGCCGCGCCCTGCACCGGCAGCTGGCCGAGCGCCTGCAGGCGGCCGGCGCAGCGCCCCTGGCAATCGCTCAGCACTGGCTGGCGGCAAAGGAACTGGAGCGTGCCCGCGTGGCCCTGCTCGCCGCCGCCACGCAGGCCTACATGATCCATGCCTACCGCGACGCGGCCAGCGCGGCCCAGCGCGCGCTCGAGCTGTGGCCTGATAGTGTGGACGAGGCCCAGCGCCTGGACATGCTCGACCAGCTGGGGCACTGCGCGCAGCTCTGCGGCATGCTCGCCGAGGCCGCACGGGCCTGGCGCGAGGCTGCCGATGGGCGCCGGCAGACTGGCGATCTGCCGGCATGGGCCGCGACCGAGCGCAAGCTGGCGAATGTTGCCGAACTGCAAGGGCATTGGGAGCGCGCGCTGGCGGCGCGCGAGGCGGCGGCAAACGCGTTTGCCGCCAGCGATCTACCAGCCGAGGCCACGATCGAGCGCCTGTCGGCCGCCGCCCATTTGCGCTCGGCCGGGCGCTACCGCGCCGCGCTCGAGCTGCTGCCGAGCGCAACTGAAGAAGCTGTGCAGGCCGGGCGCCCCGATCTGTACGCCCGCATCATGGGCATAGAGGGCAATATTCGCGCGCGGATGGGCCAGGTGCCCGAGGGCCTGGTGCTGGTGCAGCACGGCCTGACGCTGGCGCTCGAACACAACCTGGCAAGCGCGGTTGCCGAGATCTACCAGCGCCTGGCCGACTCGCTGGAGCATGCCGGGGATTATACTGGCGCCAAGGCGACCTACCTGACCGCGTTCGATTTCTGCCAGGCCCATGCCATCCCCTCCACCGCCCAGCTGTGCGTCGCCTGCCTGACGGCCGTGTTGCGCCAGACGGGCGAGTGGGAGCGTGCCACCACACTCTGCCGCGAGGTGCTGGCCGCGCCGCATAGCTCGGCGCACGCCCGCGCTGTCGCGAGTGGCCAGCTCGGCTCGCTATATGCCCTGCGTGGCCAGCCCCGCCTGGCCCAGCCGCTCTTGCTCGAATCGGCCGCGCTGGCCCAGCAGATCGAGCTGGCGGGGATGGAGCTGCTGACTGCCTGGGGGCTGGCGCTGCTCCACGAACTCAACGGCGCACACGCCATGGCGGCGGAGCGCTGCCGCTTCATCCTGCATCGCTGGGAGCAGATCGAAGACATCCACTACGCGGTACCGGCGCTACGTTGGGCGGCAAGCTTCTTCGCCATCACCAGGGCTGATGCCGACGCGCGCGCCTGCGCCAACGCACTGGCAGGCATCGCCAGTGCCACCGGCCAGGCCGAGGCACTTTCGGCGCTGGCCCATGCGCTGGGCGAGATCGCCCTGCTCGATGGTGATCCTCAGCTGGCCATCCAGCAGTTCCGCCAGTCGCTCGATCTCCTGCGCGATCTCGTCGTGCCATTCTGTTATGCCGGCACCCAATGGCGTGCCGGCATGGCCTGTGCGGCTGCCAACCAGCGCGAGGCCGCCGTCGCGCATCTGGCCAGCGCCTACCGCACGGCGCGCAAGCTTGGCGCGCGCCCGCTGGCCACCCGCATCGCCCAGGCGCTCGATGCGCTGGGCGAACCGATCAGCGAGCGCCTCGGCCAGGGCGCCGCCGGGCGATTTCGCTCGGGCGATCTGACCCGCCGCCAGCGCGAGATCCTCCAGCTGGTGGCGCAGGGCCACAGCAACGCCGAGATCGCGCGTACGCTGGTGCTCAGCCCACGCACCGTCGAGATGCACGTGGCCAACATGCTCGCCATCCTCGATAGCCGCTCGCGCGCCGAGGCGGTGCGCCGTGCAACCGAGCTGGGCTTGCTCAAATCTACAGTATAG
- a CDS encoding MoaD/ThiS family protein: MIRVMLPAHLRTLAQLKGEAQLQVEGPVTQRTVLDALEARYPMLRGTIRDHVTKERRAFVRFFACEEDLSHEPPDAALPDAVAQGQEPFMVVGAIAGG, from the coding sequence ATGATCCGAGTGATGCTTCCGGCTCATCTGCGCACGCTGGCCCAGCTCAAAGGCGAGGCCCAGCTCCAGGTCGAGGGGCCGGTCACACAGCGCACGGTGCTCGACGCGCTCGAGGCGCGCTACCCGATGCTGCGCGGCACCATCCGCGACCATGTGACGAAAGAGCGCCGGGCGTTCGTACGCTTCTTCGCCTGCGAGGAAGATCTATCGCACGAGCCGCCCGATGCCGCGCTGCCCGACGCGGTCGCGCAGGGCCAAGAGCCGTTCATGGTCGTGGGGGCGATCGCCGGCGGCTAA
- a CDS encoding PrsW family intramembrane metalloprotease, translating to MNVLAAILAAAVPAAFYGLLIWWLDRYEKEPLWLIILAFVWGSLPAIGLSLLFEVVLRVPIAETTIGPNLGSWGLAALVEEPIKALALIGLFLFMRREFDGTLDGIVYGSLVGFGFSMTENLLYFLHYGANLEALFWLRSVFFGLNHAFFTSLIGLALGVVRYRRAPALRLAALGGGLTLAILFHALHNYAVRFRLPGLLLSWLLQSGGVLVILAIVMLSWRKERQWIEHELREEVRGGVLAPSDYLEISSPARRLRRQLRALFGGGWASFARVRRLHHLATKLAFCKTQLGLDDRHYTSDDRDRLRGQITELRATLERDEQAWAHP from the coding sequence ATGAATGTACTTGCCGCGATCCTCGCCGCCGCAGTTCCGGCGGCATTCTATGGCCTGCTGATCTGGTGGCTCGATCGCTACGAAAAAGAGCCGCTCTGGCTGATCATCCTCGCATTTGTGTGGGGTTCGCTGCCGGCGATCGGCCTGTCGCTGCTGTTCGAGGTTGTGCTGCGCGTGCCGATCGCCGAGACGACGATCGGGCCAAACCTTGGATCGTGGGGCCTGGCGGCGCTGGTTGAAGAGCCGATCAAGGCGCTGGCGCTGATCGGGCTATTCCTGTTCATGCGGCGCGAGTTCGACGGCACGCTCGACGGGATCGTGTACGGTTCGCTGGTTGGCTTCGGCTTCTCGATGACTGAGAATCTGCTGTATTTTCTGCACTACGGGGCAAACCTCGAGGCGCTGTTCTGGCTGCGCAGTGTGTTCTTTGGCCTGAATCACGCGTTTTTCACCAGCCTGATCGGCTTGGCGCTGGGCGTGGTGCGCTACCGGCGCGCGCCGGCGCTGCGGCTGGCGGCGCTTGGCGGCGGGCTGACGCTGGCTATCTTGTTCCACGCGCTGCACAACTATGCCGTACGCTTCCGCCTGCCGGGCCTGCTACTCTCGTGGCTGCTTCAGTCGGGCGGCGTGCTGGTGATACTGGCGATTGTGATGCTGTCGTGGCGCAAAGAGCGCCAGTGGATCGAGCATGAGTTGCGCGAAGAGGTGCGCGGCGGGGTGCTCGCACCAAGCGATTATCTCGAGATCAGCTCGCCGGCGCGGCGGCTGCGCCGCCAGCTGCGCGCCCTGTTTGGCGGCGGCTGGGCCAGCTTTGCGCGTGTACGCCGGCTGCATCACCTGGCCACCAAGCTGGCTTTCTGCAAAACTCAGCTGGGCCTGGATGACCGCCACTACACCAGCGATGACCGCGATCGGCTGCGCGGCCAGATCACCGAGCTGCGCGCGACGCTCGAGCGCGACGAGCAGGCCTGGGCACATCCTTGA